Proteins encoded within one genomic window of Marinobacter halotolerans:
- the ccoS gene encoding cbb3-type cytochrome oxidase assembly protein CcoS, translating into MKIVMVLVPLMLILVAFGVVLFSWAVKNGQYDDLEGPAHRILYDDDEDRIPEESRQPDETTASQESSRDEDNSRT; encoded by the coding sequence ATGAAAATCGTGATGGTACTGGTTCCGCTGATGCTGATTCTGGTGGCGTTTGGCGTCGTGCTGTTTTCCTGGGCGGTGAAAAACGGGCAGTACGACGACCTTGAAGGCCCGGCCCACCGAATTCTGTATGACGACGATGAGGACCGGATTCCGGAGGAGTCCCGCCAGCCAGACGAAACCACAGCGTCACAGGAAAGCAGCCGGGACGAGGACAATAGCCGCACCTGA